GCATATCATAACTGACACCACTAACCTCCACGCCAAAACGAGCCGCCATATCCCAAACAGTTGCACCCGAACCAGCCCCCCGTACATGGTCAGCGATGTTAGCGATTTTTAAGGATTCACCAGCATGAAACCTGCAGCCAGCAACTGCAAGCGGTGTAGAACTCTTCTTGAACCTAAGTACCCTGCCAACAAGATAAGTAAATAAACCACCGAAGGCGGGGATGCCTTTGACGGCGTGGGGCAACGGAGTGAAGTAAAAATTTCGGAAAAGATAAGTTTTGTCTGTGTCAACGATAATTATGCAGACGCGCCGATTTAGGGTAGCTTGAATGTACCCGCGGATTTGTTCGGCGGTTTCTTGAGGGTTCTTTAGGGGCATACTCACGTATGAGTAGGGCAGATTGGAGCCGTCGATGCCGCCTTCCGACCCGAACAGCAAAGCCTGAAAGAGCCCCGCGTACTGCAAGATTACCTGCTTGTGCTTGCCGCCTGATTCTATGGGGTACTCGCGGAGTCGCCTGATGAGTCTTGGTCCAAAATGGCACAGCGCACCCAAAAAGTAACCCCAAACCAGCTGCATCCAAACCCGCGCTAAAAATTTGGCACTTAAACTTGGCTTAACCTGAGCCTCATCAATTATGTTGCCCTGTGCTGTGGAAACTGCTTTTTCAGAAATCACCACGAAGTCGCCATCCAAAACCCTGCCCGCAAGGGCTTTGGCGATTTTGGCGTGGTAGTCCTCTTTGGGTTTCCAGTAGCCTGTCTTTATTGCCAGAGCTTTATACTTTACCATTAAGGATGCACACTATCAGAGCAGTCTTTACTTAAGGTTAATAAATACTTATCAGATTTCTGTGAATGAACAAAAAGGTAAATGAAATGTCAGTTGCCCATTTTGAGCAGTGTACGTCTATTGTGTCTTAAATTGACAAAAGTTCTAGTCTGTTTTTGGGAAATTTTAAAAATACCTTGACACAAAATTACGTGTTTGTGGGAGGAGTTGACAGCTCAAAACTTCAAGGCTTTTCTGCTTAGGCATTACCCGTTAATCGGGGTTTTAATTGGCGCTCTGTTACTTTTGCTGTCCATTGGCGAATATCACAATTGGGATTCCGACCTAGAATTTGAGGCTGCGGGAAACGTGTTAAGCAATGGCTTTCCCTTGGTTAACCACAATATTATAAACCAGCCCCCACTTGGCTTCTACATCAACGCACCCATCTTTGCTATTTCCGGGTTAAATTACCACAACGCCATCTCCATCCAGATTGCTTTTGCTCTTGGCTGCATAACGCTGCTTTACGCCGCTGGCACTCTACTCTACGGCAGGCGAACTGGACTGGCAGCAGCTGCTCTTTTCGCGGTGGTTCCATGGCAGGTTTACATTTCAAAAATTTTCCTCATAGACGTAAAAGCCCTCTTTTTCAGTTTACTGTTTCTGATTGTGGCGGTTTATGCTGTGCGGCGTAATTCGGAGCGACTGGTTTTGGCAGCTGGAGCAGTGTTTGGAATTGCATTACTTACAAAACTTTATGCCGTGTTTATGCTGGTTCCAATTGCGCTATTGCTTTTTTTGAACCGTCAAGAAACCGATTTCAGACTTTCTACAAGAAAACTGTGGATTTTTCTTGCACCTATTGCTCTTCTGCAGTTTGTGTGGTATGGCATATTTTTTAACTCTAATTTTTTAAACGTTTACTTTAGCACAGACTTTGGAGGACACCTAACCAATTCCTCACCCA
The window above is part of the Candidatus Bathyarchaeota archaeon genome. Proteins encoded here:
- a CDS encoding coenzyme F420-0:L-glutamate ligase; this translates as MVKYKALAIKTGYWKPKEDYHAKIAKALAGRVLDGDFVVISEKAVSTAQGNIIDEAQVKPSLSAKFLARVWMQLVWGYFLGALCHFGPRLIRRLREYPIESGGKHKQVILQYAGLFQALLFGSEGGIDGSNLPYSYVSMPLKNPQETAEQIRGYIQATLNRRVCIIIVDTDKTYLFRNFYFTPLPHAVKGIPAFGGLFTYLVGRVLRFKKSSTPLAVAGCRFHAGESLKIANIADHVRGAGSGATVWDMAARFGVEVSGVSYDMLANVKHKPVVIVRKTPR
- a CDS encoding glycosyltransferase family 39 protein codes for the protein MTAQNFKAFLLRHYPLIGVLIGALLLLLSIGEYHNWDSDLEFEAAGNVLSNGFPLVNHNIINQPPLGFYINAPIFAISGLNYHNAISIQIAFALGCITLLYAAGTLLYGRRTGLAAAALFAVVPWQVYISKIFLIDVKALFFSLLFLIVAVYAVRRNSERLVLAAGAVFGIALLTKLYAVFMLVPIALLLFLNRQETDFRLSTRKLWIFLAPIALLQFVWYGIFFNSNFLNVYFSTDFGGHLTNSSPTYLLNLLVQSGGWFLWAATIFSLVLTACFWRFFAGLRRMDLVCFGTVAVICSIDLLFAMVFGWPVPYISSFKYLYFAVPFFCLLAASLAAKSSKLIALGSKGSGRKTKIALAGFGAVLLVVSLFENALFIIEHPSEIFIRLDSFNYFPLYQFSPAIADHQNFAYLGTATIILSLLLPLIMQILKREG